Below is a window of Acanthochromis polyacanthus isolate Apoly-LR-REF ecotype Palm Island chromosome 18, KAUST_Apoly_ChrSc, whole genome shotgun sequence DNA.
tgctgtgtgtgtgtgtgtgtgtgtgtgtgtgtgtgtattgtagTCCGCACACCAATTCACTTTTTTTGAaacaatatatacatttatagAGCAATTTTATTTCTGAACAAGGTTTTAGTTAAATTTTGAGAAATTTATTTTTAGacctgtgattttttttgtgttttcatcctcaaaaaaacatttcacctGTTAAGCCACAGAGATGAACATCTCTACAAATTTAACGTGACATTTGGCAAGGTCACATAAAATTGTTTCAAACAGATCACGGTGATTAAATGGACGCAGAGGCCAAATTTGAACTATTAgtatattctattttttttttcacaattgtATTGAATTATCACTACTGGTGTGACTGAGACAgaagttttacatgtttgatatCACATAACTGAACATCTATACAGGCCTACatcttatttattattgtgCAATTTACTAGATTTgctaatttaatgttttatttttttggactgaTAAAGTCAAATATATCACACCAGAGAGCCAGTAATATTATCTTGGCTTTCCCATCAGGCCAGTGTCACAGGCAGTCTGATTGGAAAATAACTCAGGCTTTAGCCAGACAGTGAGCCTATCCTGGACCGCGATAGTTTACAAGCATACGCTGCCATGGCAACTGAACTTCAACTATGCTGAATTAGCTTTGTGAAACTGAAATACCCTGAAAGTAAGAAGCCTGGCTTATTTGTTAAACTCCCTTCATGTAGTTTTGGTTTTAAAGATCAGGTTCAAACAGGATGAATGTGAGCCGTTTTAAGCATCAGCATTTTAATGggacaaagcaaaaacacaaaccatGTTACTGAAGCATCAACAGAACTTCCCTTGCCAAAACATAGGCTGAAAACATTCTTAGGCACTGCCTACTCTCGGATgatttttggttaaataaaaAGTAACTCACTGATAGTAAGGCAACACAATGGACTTTTTAACTATATTAAAATGAGGGTGGCCACAGTGCAAAAATCTGATCCTTAGGAGGTTGATCTTAATCTATAAAAACAATCGTTATGTAGCTCTAAAACAGAATAACTTAAATCATGAGTTACTTGTCAATCTAAAGGCTGTTGCATTGCATAGCAATGCAGTGTGTCCTCCAAACGTCTTGAAGAATGAAATGCTGCACTGTCTCTACTGTACACGGACCAGCACTGGACAGGGATGCTACTGTCAAACAGCCTCGTTTGGGATCCATCTCCCAACCAGGAGCAAGCACGCTTCCTGAATTAACATGTCTTTATACAGATCAGTACAATTGAACAGACTGTTTGGTTATTTACATAAAACAGACTTccaaatgaaatcaaaaataAAGTGGAATGCAGAAacattgaacaaaaaaaaaaagcctagtATTTCAAATTTTGTGAAAACCTTAAGTATTTGTGCAATATTTGTCTGCCTATAAGTAAGATAAGAGTGGCAGTAATCCCTGCAATTGGTTTATTTGAGACactctaatttaaaaaataaagttgacaGATGACAGCCACTTAATGTTTTCTAAACAAAGGATCTCGCGTGTCGCATGATTTGATGGTGTCACTTCAACATTTCTTTATAAGACAGTCccgaaatgaaacacaaaaaggcaaaagcTCTTTATACAATGTCAGCATTTTAAAGTcactcaaaaacaagaaaagaaaatgacactTTGTCTATTATatttgtagcaaaaaaaaacaaacaaaaaaggatgGCGTAGTCCTTTCTGTTTCAGGGGAAGATGACTTGGACATTGTCTTGTGTGTAAAAGCATCagttcatgcacacacataagcacacacacatttcttatCCGCAGACGGGATTCTCCGTCTGTTCAGTTCGGTCCGGGAGATGAAGTGAAGGAGCACTgaaaattgcttgttttgttgtatttcccTCAACCTGCCGACTCCTCCTACTCAGTGATTTCCTACGTTTCACAGAATGACTTGACGACGCCCTGAGGACTCGCTCAGACTCACGTTTCACTTTAGCAACCGGTGGGCGGATCTACAGCGAGATCAACTGGCTCCAactgagagaaaataaaaacccCTTGCTTGATACATGTCTCATGGCTGTACTGCAATACTGTGGACTATCGAGAACTTTCTATGGCAAAGTTCATAGCCTCTCCTCCCTGTATGATTGTTAAATATTGGTATAAAATTCTGCCCTTGCTCTTTGGCTCTGAAGGggctgaaaacaaagaaaagctgcTGTTGTAATACATATTTAATTCACTGTTCCTTTTAAACTAAACTGTAGTGTGCTAGAAATATCTCGACATGTTGTTTAATTTACATTTGGCCAGTACTACACCAAACAATAAAATGGGCCCAGAGGAATGCAAGGTGCATTAGCGGTAGCTTTAACAGTGTCAAAGTGTGGATAGTTATCTTTACACTTGCAGATTTGGGCAGTGGGTGACGTTTTGGGCTGGTCGGGGTTGATAAAATGACATACCAGCTTCACTAACAGAGTATTTTTGTGAGGTGACAAACAGAGCACATCTAATGCACTCCTTCCCCGGCAGAGTATCATCCTTGTGGCCTCGCAGGCTTTGACAGAGGGCTACTGTGATCAGTGGGTGTGGTAGCCAGCAGTGCTCATGCCGGCCTGGTTGGTTAGCACTGTCCCGTTGACGCCCTGTCCGGGCTCCACCATACCTCCATTGCTCACGGCGCCCACACCTGTCCATCCAGCCCCAGCATGTAGATGACTGgaacaacagacaaacaaaaatttgaaaaaaagaattaaGAAGTGAAGCAGAGTGGACACAGTGATCCGAGTTGCATGCTTTGGATAGAACAGCAATCAgacataaaataagaaaaattaaaTTCATGGTCAGAAGATGGGCTGGAATCTGCCCGTTTACACCATCTGGTTTAATGGTGGTTTCTTCTAATGTACATGTAAGGTTCACTCCTACAACTGTAACTACCTGCGTCAGCCGTTTGTGATAACATCTCTGTCATGTGACAAACTGTTGTCCCCCCTCCCCTCCAGCAGGCGCTATAGAGCCCTGTACAcaaaaacagcttcttccccactGCCATCCCCCTGATAAACAGCTGAGCCGTTCCTACACACCCGAACAATAGACAGCATTCCAATGGACATCTGCAGGATTCTCTGCGTTTTGCACTGCATCATGCAATTATCATGATCATTTGCACGACTACGTTTATATAGTCCTTTCTAGCTGTACATTTCTGTCTATACTGAGTTATATTTCATTACTACCACCTTCTTCCTCCCTGTTTGTCTTTCCatggtttctttattttttattattctcttccaTATTCCTAGGGTGACACCGACAGccgaaaccaaattccttgtatgttgtgtatgtaTTTATCCATTACAGCTGATTCGGACGTGTaaaacacagctaaagtcaAACTGAACCTAGCAAACAGGGAAATAGCGGTTCCAGCCATTCCTACACAAAGTATACAACAGAAAAGAGGACAACTTTGTCCAACATCTCTTAAAAGGTAAATTAAGAACCCGAGTACTTCCTCTTAAATAAAATCTCTATGGACAGCacccaagaaaaaaaaaagcaacacaacccctccagcaaagagtagctgaaaaaaaatggtCTCTGAAGGATGGAGAACTTCTCTGTAAAAATGTGTTATCCTGAAATCCCAGTAATAGAATGTGTATGGACTTTTACTACATTAAAATCCTCCTGTGAGGATTGTATTTTTTATACAGTCAGTCTAAACTACAAACACCCTACCGTTCAACGTAGAAGTAATGCAATTACTGTAAAGTGATACATTTGTTAAAGCATTTTATATTCAACTGACATTACACAAGGGTGTTCTGAATGCTGTTCTATACTGTATCATGACCTCTGATCACTTCCAAAATGTTAGTGTGAGAATGGCATGGGGCTTGTGAAGATGTTGACTGTTGTATTGCTCATCTGTTATAAACATGATAcattttgaattcatttttttctacactATTCTGAAAGCCttcctctcaccttcacacatcTCTGTGGAGGTGAGAGAGAAGGTTGGCGCTGTGCTTCTCATTCTAGACCCAACATCTCCCCTGAGAGACCGTCAGAAAATGTTGTGCTTTTTCAGTTACTGACAGCTGCATCTACATCAGCATCACCCTCTGGGCTCTGAGGCTTATGCTGATTTGCATGTAGTCAGGAAAAACATAGATTGCAGGCAGATGTGTGATGCACATCGTTTGGctaaacacagataaaactgTTCCATTGCACTTAGATTTGCAGAGTAAATAGGACCAGTGAGGCTGGACTGTACTGCTGTGTTTCATCGGCTTAGACCTGCTTATTGTGCCAGCTGTGTGAATAGGCTTCTTAACATGAAACATGGCCTTCAATAACGTGAATGAAACCAAGCTAAAATGGCGGCCGCATGGAATACTCCCAGTTGCAATATTTAAATGAGGATTtcgacacactgcaaaaactcaaaatcttaccaagtctatttgtcttactTTTAGTCAAAGTGTCTCATTCCATTTGATTTAAGATATATTCGCCTaagaagtgacatttcagcaagatggaaggacttgttttaagacagtgCATCGGACGTATCTTGAAGtcaaacaattttgaaattatcttgttttgagttgaattttacaagaaaaattgacctgttttaaagtttgaaaatgtggaaaaaaaacattttcacggtgaaacttctgatgtccacatttttgggaaatctttttggtgaaataaaaaaatgttaaaaatgtttcttaagaacattcacacaaaaaaaaaaaatgcaaccaaaatccagcgaatttcactggattttggtagatttttttataaatgttcttaagagaatattagaagctttactgattatatgtaatcattttagatatttttaggatttttttgaagatttttattcattttttaaaaaatgtttatcacaactttcttgccaaatttgggggattcaaaaaaaaaaaaaacttttaagggaaacttttaaggaattattggaattttcttcccaaaggtttttcagattttcagaaatttggggatctTTTCTTGCtgatttttggggatttttttttcagacaaagaaacaatatttttggtgcctgtaaatgaagacaacaggagggttcatacacctcaaattaggaggttgcatgaaagcgaaaatctatttttgagtgaaaaactgctatttttttttagcatgtctgacttattttaagacacctaagcttgacaatcctggtaaaatagagcttaaaataagtttccccagctaattttaagatctcaatattctaaatgtcATCTTATTTCATGAAATCTTATCAAGCCACTCTTCACTTGTTCAATTGGCATGTTccattttcacttatttcaaggtaaaagttcattgaaataagtttttttttcttgctttgaaaggggcattttttttccagtgtaagcATGAGGCGGTGCTGACAGCAGAAGGCACGGCAAGAGATGAggacaagaaaagaaacaagactGTTGCATGAAAACAAGattttctacaatttcatttagcagacgcttttgtccaaagcgacgtacaacacaagcaagaatgcagacataaggaaaaacctggaaaaataaaaaagtgcttcaagtgcgattggtcaaaggtgttgccatcaagttgcagaagaattgccaacgcacccccccccccccccccccgacttatactacccctaaggtggagtcggattaagtgcctgggtgttctctgaacaattgagtcttcaattttCTATGAAACAGAAAAGCTATCTGTCATGTTCACGTCCTCTGGTACTCACTTGTAGCCCTGCTGATCCCAGGTCTGTCCATAGACGCCGTAGCTTGGCACCTGCCATCCATTGGGCACATACTGACCAATCTGCTGCGTGTTACTGTACCACTGGCCCCACTGACTGTAGGGCTGCGCTGCGAAGCTCACCGTGTTCTGCTGACATACAGAATAGTATTTTAAGAAGCAGAATATCCTGTTGCAACATCACGCAGAAGTTAGGGCAACACCTCTCAGGCACAGGAACAAGTGCTGCTGCATTTCACCACGTGTGCTGCATTCAAAACAAGACCTGTGCCGACGATAATCCTACCTGTGCCATCTGTACCTGCTGTATGGGGCCCTGGACCAtgtctgttgtttctttgcCCCAGTAACACTTAACGACGTAACCCTCTATGGAAGTGCCATTGACAGAAACGATAGCATGAGCTGCTGCCTCATGGGAGTTGAACctgcacacagaaataaaagcttAGACATCAGATTGCTGAATATCAGAAGAAGTTAGGTCTAATTATCTATTAAACCTCCCTTAAATAAATCACAGCTTAACCTGACAGGGGCATCAAAAAGTCAGCTTACCTCACAAATGAGTAGCCTTTCTCCGGAAAAACGCGAATTTCcattatttgaccaaaaggTGAGAAGGTCTGTCTCATAATTTGCTCtgtgaacaaaaaaacagtcttAATGTTGAGTGTGTGGGCAGTATTTTGAGGCTTCAAACATTAAACTGTGACTCACCTGTGAGACCCGTTGTGACTCCTCCGCAGTACACGGTGCAGTTGCTTGGGCTGGACTGGCTCACCACCTCATCAAAAGAGAGCTGCTTGGTATTGGTTGCTAAAAGGAAATAAGAAGTTTTATTTACAATTGAAGTCTGAACATTTGATAAAACCagctttcaaattaaaattgtaattttttttttgacaaattagaGACAAAATTAAGTCTCAAGTCAGAAAATATAATCcacaggcagaaaaaaaaaaaaatcaatgtcagGACTGAAATGTTCTACAAATTTGACTATGAATGACgtgaacaaaacaatgaacGTCGAAATATAGAccagaaataaaacagtaaaatttggTGCTAGCTCAGAGCAGGAGGAAATAAAATCTTTTAGAAAAAAGCCTTCAAAGACATGTATTGTAACTGAAATCTgtagacacaaagagacaaactgtAGTAAACCAAAAACATCTAAATCGtcattttaatactttttttttcattaatttaatttaaaagaaGACAGGTAAAAAATATATACCAAAACCTCCAAATTGACAAGTGCATAAAAACTTTGTCTGTATTGTCTCGCCATAATCCTTTATGCTACAATTTTCTATCTCTCCTGAATGCATGCACTACACTTGATTGAGAAAAGGGTCTCCTTGGAAAAATAAGGTTTGATGCTTTTCGAattcctttcatttttaatcCCCAGAGCTGCACTGCTAGCAAAGAGAAAAGTAGAAGAGGCAGCAGTGGAAACACATCTTTTAGAGACAGATTTAACTTACAGGCTGCATTAACTGAGGGTCACAAACAAGCCTATCTACagaacatgaaaacaaacaggccAAGATAACATTCATCAGTCAGTTTAATCgctgtgaacttactttcatttGTAGTTTTAGGAGCAGGCTTCCTCGTGGCCCAGTTGGTCCTGATCTGCCTCCCTCCCAACCACTGTCCTCCCATCTGCTGGATGGCATTCTCTGCATCCTGATTACACAAAGCAAACGCACAACAAAACATTAGTGAACAGCATCAAATACAAGATGTAAATCCTGGCTCTAAGTCAGTCAACAGTCAGAGCCCTCCAACGTTTTCTGAGCCCTCTAACATACAGTCCCTGCTGGCACACTTACCCATTTATTGAAGAAGGAGACAAAGCCATAGCCTTTAGATTTACCTGTGGCCATGTCTTTCACCACTCGACAATCCCTGCAGACAAATATGATACAAAAATTCATTTTACACCATTAACCAAGCAGAAgaaatatgttgtgaattggcactatataaattaaattgacattaaataaacaataatgcTTAATTTCACATATaatgtagggctggacccgaatattcgttcgctacggcagtatccggatattaattttgggatccgaatattcgcccgaATATGTGAGTCGGgtcattttaagttattttatctGGAGATGAATGGCTATGTTACACACACTTTAAGACATATTACATGATGTTTTAAGGAAACTAAATGCAGGGATCAGACTTCACTGACTCTAAAATATTATTTGTCGCCAAATCCTAcgaaaagaccaaaaccaagAACGAATTAATTCCATTATCAAGTCTTGTTTTTGCATCGAAAGCCTGATGCATACAAAAAACACTATTTATCAGAGCTGGAAAATGCTAAATAAGAAAGAATTGCTATTTTACAACATTCTGATGgccttaaataataaaattaaccaagtttaagcttaaaatcataatatttcGAGATAATTATCTCatttagaaaatgttaaaatgaacagtttgcACCATGCTCTGCTCAGTACAACTGAGAGGCCAACAGTCACTTggaaaaaaattcagagactaTTCTGCTGAATCGcagactgttaaaaaaaaacaaaaaaacaacatacttCATCAATAGAATAAATGCAGtatggctaaaaaaaaagtatgagtCACGATAGTAAACTAGGCACGTTTTTGACAAATGGCCTATCAAGTTTCCAAAATTACGCTTATGTATGCTACTTTTTGACGGAAAAAAGCtcacttttttccatcaaaaagtAACATACATAAGTGTAATCTTTTCATAGGTTTCTATTGTTAAGGCaatcaaagtgtaataaaatgtcctttgattaatcaataaaagaatttgaatCTCTAGATGATTTGTTACACATCATTACTCCTTAGCTGATTTTGACTCATATAGAGGAGAGAGTTGTTAGAAAATACATGTAGTATCAGCTTTCTAGAGTAATCATGTAGAGTAAAAATATGGCTTTCAGaggttttaaaaacataaataattaaatctcTTTAGTATGAAAAGTCACTGTTTTCACCAGTTTTTGGACACCTGGAAAATTCTTGTACATGTTAACTTCAGAATTTCAAGttttattaaataatcaaagaaatccaACTTATGTTTTCTCATTCTTTATGATTAACGGCATTATAACTTAGCTATACTGCACAGAGAAcatttgtttccatagaggtgcaggactgtAAACtggagtaaataaaaaaaataaaaaaaaaccaaaacatgccTACGGTCCAGAGAGTAGGAAGTAGAGATTGCTTAAAACTACACTGGCCAGCTGTTGAGGAGcattttttggagaaaaaaaaataacagggcTGAGCACTAGACAATGGCTAGTGAAGCTGGAAAACTTCAGGAGACAGATGAACACATTGCTGGTTTTGACTTCATCCAGTTACACAAGCTAATAACCAGAGAGAACACACTTACGATATTTTCCCAAACGGAGCAAAAGCTGCTTTTATGTCATCTGTGGTGATTTCAGGACTTAGATCTCCAACAAAGACATGGAAGTGAcctaaataaaaagtaaaaaatgaattccCACTGTAGTtcataaacacaataaaaatgaataacttAATTTATGATTCAATGATAAAATGTTCTCCATCTGTATTGTAAAATTGTACATCGTGGAATTGGTAAATGAGAATAACTACTTACTGCTTGTGTCTTTCTTTTGGCTGGTTGGTGTCGTGGCCCAGTTGACCTTCACCTCCTGCAAGAGAGACAGATGCAGAAAGcgaggaagaggaaaaaggtGAGCGGTGAATCGTGCTGTAGAAAGGAGGAAGGTTCTTGTTCTTTGATTAGAGGTTTTGTCACACACCAGTATTACTTAGGTCACATTTTGTGATTGAGAacttttgtattttaataagATGGTCACTGTATGCCACACTTGGGTTTTTAAACCACCAACACAAACTGATTTATCCATTGCTATCATCTAATTTTACATACCTTTGCATTAATTAATACACAGTAAAATACAGTGGAGAATATAAAGGGACATTAAGCCTTCACCTTTATAATCAGGAACATTTCACTCTCAGTCTAAGAATAATTTGGAGCAAAACTGTAGGAAGTAAGGTCCAAATAACAAGGGACTTACAAACAAGTGATTTTTACGAACTTGTTATACTCCTCAAATGGTCCTTCAATACCTGTTGAggataaaatattttcaactgAATGTATTTTCCTTCAAGTTGCTCTTATGTGGATTCTATGTGGAAATAACTTTGCAAAAGAACacacagcagtaaaaatgtaGGGGGACAGAAGAGCATCAATTAAAGTAGATCAAAGAATGTTACATGATTACACAGCAGGGCCACGGCAAATTAATTCATACACAGATGGAAACTCACTCAAGGAAAACTGTCATTAAAACAGACACAGCATGGAGCATGAAGTGACAATAGGAAACCTTATGTCTTGCACACAATGTCATTCAGAGTTAGATTATTCATTATTACCTGCACTGTAAACTAGAACAAGACCCTGCATTTAAAGCTGAGAATGTTTAGTATTTGTTgaaacagggagaaaaaaaaaaaaaaactacaaatgtaaCTGATAACGTATCAACCTGTGACCCTCATAAGACGAATGTGTGAACTCTTGAAAACAAGTCAGATAAATTGGCAACTAATAGTAGCTATTTTTGAATACAAAAAATTAAAGCTTCCAAATTCTCTAAtgtggatagatagatagatttagGAAAGGACCCATATTATACACATTCACAGGTTCAGAATTCATTTTTAGGGGTTTGCTGTAATATGTTTGTGCactttaactgtaattttttttttgttcctcaaTGCTGCAGCACCTCTCCTCACCCTCTGAAATGCTTTATACTTGCTTCCGTCTCTTTGAGGCCCCCTTTCTAAAaagttcagtttgttcagactgGTTTGCCGGAGAAAGCGAGGTTGTGTAGCATAACCACAGATCTATAAATACGGGGGTGTAGCTCCATCTCAGAAATAATTATATCTGCAAGGAAGCGGCTCATTCTTTGAGGGTGTGTCAAGCTAGCTGCTAGGCAGGTGTTAGACAGATGTGTTCCATGGTCACAGATAAGTAATCACATCAAAAAAGCTGAACTTTAAACAGAAAGGCCAGTTAATAAGTCCCTTTGGTGTCGATTTGCATAACTTGCATatgcacaaaaaagcagctGTGTAACACACtgaggcaaagaaaaaaactcaaatgcataatatgggctctttaatgATATTCAACTAAATATTTCTGGGTTTTGCACTAAACACCACAATAACATACGCTCAATATTCACCTAGAGCTGTCCCTGAGCCTGAACTTTCTCAGATCGATACACTGACTGAGGGTTTGTAATCCGCTTCTTACAAGATGTTTTGGATAGGGTGTTGTTTAAACATCTCAGAGCCCGATTCAAGGTCGTTTTCTCATTCAGTTTGGTTGtacatttctaaaaatactGTGATGCTCTCACATTATGATCCGAGTCCTCCCCTTCAACAGCAGTGAGTGGGTGTAGCTAGGTAgccatcatttttaaatataatttagaGTTCTATAGTGCAAGGAGTTAAGTCAAAATTTAGCTGCAGTCCTACTAAAATCTTGCTTCAGTTAAATTTTTTGGaattaattttcaaaataaagttctCTAATGCAATACAGTATGCAAAAACATGTGGCAACAGCAGTATTGCTAATTAAACATAATCAGTCTTGATGTTGAATATTGGTCCTCTAAGTGGtaagaaaaaccaaaaacctTTCACAATTTTTAGCCTCCTTAACCTACTACAGAAAAGCAGAACACACTATGACAATCGACTAACTAATGAATCTGATTACTTTACGTCTGCACAATGAAATACTACAAAACTAgcaattagaaaaaaaacttaaaaacgtTTGAGAATCTAAATATTGTGTTTCTAGGATTCTGAAACTTCACAGCAATAAGCGTACACAGATCAGTGGCTGGTGTTCCCACCCTGGTCATTTCAGACGGAGCACAGAAGAATGATGTACGCAGGGGAATAAAACAAATTACGTGAAGTGGAGCAGGAACAGGGCAGCAAGATAACAAGACAAGTTCTTCCAGCCGCTTCATTTTCAACCCCTGCCCACCCAGCCTTGCCCCAGTTGACTCACCCAGGAGACATGATAGCTTACCTTACCCAGTATTTTCCGACCATTCATGGCTGCGATTGTGGCAGTAGCATGTCTATGCTCATAGAACTCCACAAAGCAGTACGGATCATGACCTGCTGTCTGGAGTGGACATTAAACACAGATATTAAGTCGGCGTGTACAAGTTTCAACAAGCATAATGACACCGTCTTTCAGCATTTGAATGGGAGAGGGGGAATTATCAACAGGATAAACACCAGAGGACACCAGAGATCACAAGGACAGGAAGCAAAGCATCTGAGCACAAATTCTTTAAAGAACATTTCTATTTTGGATTTTACTACTACTATATCCGGTAAGACAGAAAAGAGTGGGACAAAATGACTGATAGACTCACATCTACTatcattttacagcttttgcagggtccaatctggccaaACAACTCCAAGATGAGGGCTTCTGTCACGTCCCGGGACAGATTCCCCACATACCTAGGTTCATAAACACAAACAGTGGAACAGAAGACAGACAGGATTAATTACTGATGCGACTTAGTTGCTGACAGCGATTTGATCCTGTGTGGGTGTCACAGCAGGGAGCTTGCTTCTCCCTCAAAATCTTAACTGTGGTTGAAAATCCAGCCATCATTCATAGTCTGTGGTTAGTTAAATTAATTTCTAAATGGAGCAAATCATcctcatttacacatttctaTGCTCTGCTATACATAGAGGATATTTCTCTTAATTATTCAGGATGGGGGCTGTAAACTCTAAGGATTTGTTTGAAAAGGCAAGAATAGAATAGCCATTCAATAATACCTCAAGTTGATATAAAACTAtcttttttattcagttttgcttaaaaacaacaacagagaccaCCACCATAAACTAAAAATGCAAGAAGACCTCAATGAAAAATTCTGGGGAAGCATGAAAGTATTTCAAGCATGCTGAAGTTACACTAAATATTTTCAATTACTGTATTATTAGGACTGTAGGCTTCATGTTACTGTAGTTCACTGAAGTAAAGCTAATTTTTTAACCAATGACGCATACTGATGTAAAGATTAACCGATGGAAAAGCATCGTATTAATAAGCTGATGATAGGTTTTGAATGTACAATCTTTATTTGCAAAGTAA
It encodes the following:
- the LOC110955825 gene encoding cytotoxic granule associated RNA binding protein TIA1-like isoform X2, translating into MDDDQPKTLYVGNLSRDVTEALILELFGQIGPCKSCKMIVDTAGHDPYCFVEFYEHRHATATIAAMNGRKILGKEVKVNWATTPTSQKKDTSSHFHVFVGDLSPEITTDDIKAAFAPFGKISDCRVVKDMATGKSKGYGFVSFFNKWDAENAIQQMGGQWLGGRQIRTNWATRKPAPKTTNETTNTKQLSFDEVVSQSSPSNCTVYCGGVTTGLTEQIMRQTFSPFGQIMEIRVFPEKGYSFVRFNSHEAAAHAIVSVNGTSIEGYVVKCYWGKETTDMVQGPIQQVQMAQNTVSFAAQPYSQWGQWYSNTQQIGQYVPNGWQVPSYGVYGQTWDQQGYNHLHAGAGWTGVGAVSNGGMVEPGQGVNGTVLTNQAGMSTAGYHTH
- the LOC110955825 gene encoding cytotoxic granule associated RNA binding protein TIA1-like isoform X1; protein product: MDDDQPKTLYVGNLSRDVTEALILELFGQIGPCKSCKMIVDTAGHDPYCFVEFYEHRHATATIAAMNGRKILGKEVKVNWATTPTSQKKDTSSHFHVFVGDLSPEITTDDIKAAFAPFGKISDCRVVKDMATGKSKGYGFVSFFNKWDAENAIQQMGGQWLGGRQIRTNWATRKPAPKTTNETTNTKQLSFDEVVSQSSPSNCTVYCGGVTTGLTEQIMRQTFSPFGQIMEIRVFPEKGYSFVRFNSHEAAAHAIVSVNGTSIEGYVVKCYWGKETTDMVQGPIQQVQMAQQNTVSFAAQPYSQWGQWYSNTQQIGQYVPNGWQVPSYGVYGQTWDQQGYNHLHAGAGWTGVGAVSNGGMVEPGQGVNGTVLTNQAGMSTAGYHTH
- the LOC110955825 gene encoding cytotoxic granule associated RNA binding protein TIA1-like isoform X4, whose amino-acid sequence is MDDDQPKTLYVGNLSRDVTEALILELFGQIGPCKSCKMIVDTAGHDPYCFVEFYEHRHATATIAAMNGRKILGKEVKVNWATTPTSQKKDTSSHFHVFVGDLSPEITTDDIKAAFAPFGKISDCRVVKDMATGKSKGYGFVSFFNKWDAENAIQQMGGQWLGGRQIRTNWATRKPAPKTTNETTNTKQLSFDEVVSQSSPSNCTVYCGGVTTGLTEQIMRQTFSPFGQIMEIRVFPEKGYSFVRFNSHEAAAHAIVSVNGTSIEGYVVKCYWGKETTDMVQGPIQQNTVSFAAQPYSQWGQWYSNTQQIGQYVPNGWQVPSYGVYGQTWDQQGYNHLHAGAGWTGVGAVSNGGMVEPGQGVNGTVLTNQAGMSTAGYHTH
- the LOC110955825 gene encoding cytotoxic granule associated RNA binding protein TIA1-like isoform X3, producing MDDDQPKTLYVGNLSRDVTEALILELFGQIGPCKSCKMIVDTAGHDPYCFVEFYEHRHATATIAAMNGRKILGKEVKVNWATTPTSQKKDTSSHFHVFVGDLSPEITTDDIKAAFAPFGKISDCRVVKDMATGKSKGYGFVSFFNKWDAENAIQQMGGQWLGGRQIRTNWATRKPAPKTTNETTNTKQLSFDEVVSQSSPSNCTVYCGGVTTGLTEQIMRQTFSPFGQIMEIRVFPEKGYSFVRFNSHEAAAHAIVSVNGTSIEGYVVKCYWGKETTDMVQGPIQQQNTVSFAAQPYSQWGQWYSNTQQIGQYVPNGWQVPSYGVYGQTWDQQGYNHLHAGAGWTGVGAVSNGGMVEPGQGVNGTVLTNQAGMSTAGYHTH